A DNA window from Amycolatopsis sp. DSM 110486 contains the following coding sequences:
- a CDS encoding trypsin-like peptidase domain-containing protein, with amino-acid sequence MTENESRPGPASPGGHQPHQTHPIAAQQNAQQHTQPQYGPYAQHGQYRHQQQAAPNPLFTQQPQAQPATQPKRRGGKLAAVVGATALAAALVGGGAGAAIVGLTTTSVASPASSSAVAGQTVSNTTSTGDVSTVAAKVLPSVVQVNVDTGQGEAIGSGVILSSDGRILTNAHVVDGAVGDVTITTSDGKQYQAGVVGADTKGDIAVLQAKGASGLTAATLGDSSKLVVGQEVIAIGSPGGLQNTVTTGIVSALNRPLSDVGGGEQQQQSPFSRTSNQADNGPSYTAIQTDASINQGNSGGALVDAQGQVIGINSALYNPSASANGSAGSVGIGFAIPVNDAKTIVDQIVNG; translated from the coding sequence ATGACCGAGAACGAGAGTCGGCCCGGCCCCGCCTCACCCGGTGGGCACCAGCCGCACCAGACCCACCCGATCGCTGCTCAGCAGAACGCCCAGCAGCACACCCAGCCGCAGTACGGCCCGTATGCCCAGCACGGGCAGTACCGCCACCAGCAGCAGGCCGCGCCGAACCCGCTCTTCACACAGCAGCCGCAGGCTCAGCCGGCCACGCAGCCGAAGCGACGGGGCGGCAAGCTCGCCGCCGTCGTCGGCGCGACCGCGCTCGCCGCGGCGCTCGTCGGCGGTGGCGCCGGTGCGGCGATCGTCGGGCTGACCACCACCTCGGTGGCCTCGCCCGCGTCGTCCTCCGCGGTCGCCGGGCAGACGGTCAGCAACACGACCTCCACCGGCGACGTCAGCACGGTCGCGGCGAAGGTCCTGCCGAGCGTCGTGCAGGTCAACGTCGACACCGGCCAGGGCGAGGCCATCGGCTCGGGCGTCATCCTGAGCTCCGACGGCCGGATCCTCACCAACGCCCACGTGGTCGACGGCGCGGTCGGCGACGTCACGATCACGACGTCCGACGGCAAGCAGTACCAGGCCGGCGTGGTCGGCGCCGACACCAAGGGCGACATCGCGGTGCTGCAGGCCAAGGGCGCCAGCGGCCTCACCGCCGCCACCCTCGGCGACTCGAGCAAGCTCGTGGTCGGCCAGGAAGTGATCGCCATCGGCTCGCCGGGCGGGCTGCAGAACACCGTGACCACCGGCATCGTCAGCGCGCTGAACCGGCCGCTGTCCGACGTCGGCGGGGGCGAGCAGCAGCAGCAGTCGCCGTTCAGCCGCACGTCGAACCAGGCGGACAACGGCCCCAGCTACACCGCGATCCAGACCGACGCCTCGATCAACCAGGGCAACTCCGGCGGCGCGCTCGTCGACGCCCAGGGCCAGGTCATCGGCATCAACTCCGCCCTCTACAACCCGTCGGCCTCGGCCAACGGCTCCGCGGGCAGCGTCGGGATCGGCTTCGCGATCCCGGTCAACGACGCCAAGACGATCGTGGATCAGATCGTCAACGGCTGA
- a CDS encoding AI-2E family transporter, with protein sequence MNSDEPPAQHGVRSAEEVRAAVPYGLRVGAAVFGRLLVVAGGLALIGYVAVKLAAVLVPVAVALLLAALLAPTVSWLARKKVPRGLATAVVLVGGLAVVGGVVTFVVITVTAGMPELIAQIARTVDELRTWLRTGPLHLSQGQIDSMLAQLTTTLSENQSAIASGALSTAVTVGELVTEFLLMVFCLIFFLAQGGKIWTFLLGAVPVRVRHRVGLAGHAGFTTLAGYIRGTAAVAVVDAVGVGVGLLIVGVPLAAPLAALVFLGAFIPVVGSVVAGAVAVLVALVTGGLVPAIIVLAIVIGVMQLESHVLQPFLLGRVVRLHPLAVVLALAAGLVTAGIIGALLAVPLLAVLSSALRTLAAPPPQPDAPTAATDSTGPEDSSGRQTAA encoded by the coding sequence ATGAACAGCGATGAGCCCCCCGCACAGCATGGTGTGCGCAGCGCTGAGGAGGTCCGTGCGGCGGTGCCTTACGGGTTGCGGGTCGGGGCCGCCGTCTTCGGCCGCCTGCTGGTCGTCGCCGGTGGCTTGGCACTGATCGGGTACGTGGCGGTGAAATTGGCCGCGGTGCTGGTACCGGTCGCGGTGGCGCTGCTGCTCGCCGCGCTGCTCGCCCCTACGGTCTCCTGGCTGGCCCGGAAGAAGGTACCTCGCGGGCTGGCCACCGCTGTGGTGCTGGTCGGCGGATTGGCCGTGGTGGGCGGCGTCGTCACCTTCGTGGTCATCACCGTCACGGCGGGCATGCCAGAGCTGATCGCCCAGATCGCGCGCACCGTGGACGAGCTGCGCACCTGGTTACGCACCGGACCGTTGCACCTGAGCCAGGGCCAGATCGACAGCATGCTCGCCCAGCTGACCACCACACTGAGCGAGAACCAATCGGCCATCGCCTCCGGCGCGCTGTCCACCGCCGTCACGGTCGGAGAGTTGGTCACCGAGTTCCTGCTGATGGTGTTCTGCCTGATCTTCTTCCTCGCTCAAGGCGGGAAGATCTGGACGTTCCTGCTCGGCGCCGTCCCCGTTCGGGTGCGGCATCGGGTGGGCCTGGCCGGGCACGCCGGGTTCACCACCCTGGCCGGCTACATTCGCGGCACCGCGGCCGTGGCGGTCGTGGACGCCGTCGGCGTCGGCGTCGGCCTGCTCATTGTCGGCGTGCCGCTGGCCGCTCCGCTGGCCGCGTTGGTGTTCCTCGGCGCGTTCATCCCGGTGGTCGGGTCTGTGGTCGCCGGCGCAGTCGCGGTGCTCGTGGCACTGGTGACCGGCGGGCTCGTGCCGGCCATCATCGTGCTCGCCATCGTGATCGGTGTGATGCAGCTGGAAAGCCATGTGCTGCAACCGTTCCTCCTCGGCCGCGTCGTACGCCTGCACCCCCTGGCCGTCGTGCTCGCCCTGGCCGCCGGGCTCGTCACCGCCGGCATCATCGGCGCCTTGCTCGCCGTCCCACTGCTCGCCGTGCTCAGCTCCGCCCTGCGCACCCTCGCCGCCCCGCCGCCGCAACCCGATGCCCCGACTGCGGCGACCGACAGCACTGGTCCAGAGGACTCTTCGGGGCGGCAGACCGCGGCGTAG
- a CDS encoding GAF and ANTAR domain-containing protein, producing the protein MSEQPHTVRTIPGAAGGHGREQRLADTFVALADTLVDEFDALEFLHMLCDQCVELLEVSAAGVILLDGHGGLRTAAASSERAQVLEVFAVQTEDGPCIDCVRSGIPIASADLTADATRWPRFAAAARDCGFHAVQAVPMRLRRQVIGVLTLLKADRNGVDDTSARLGQALADVATIGMLQQRAIESADLLSEQLQTALNSRVIIEQAKGVLSTGGEGLDMETAFTALRGYARSHNERLSDLARAVAEGTADIPAILAHRTQPQKPVHQKGPRLPVSNLPATAARAERVAGDP; encoded by the coding sequence ATGTCCGAACAACCCCACACCGTCCGCACCATTCCGGGCGCAGCCGGGGGCCACGGCCGTGAACAGCGTTTGGCCGACACGTTCGTGGCGCTGGCCGACACCCTTGTCGACGAGTTCGACGCGCTGGAATTCCTGCACATGCTGTGCGATCAGTGCGTCGAGCTTCTCGAAGTGTCTGCAGCCGGGGTGATCCTGCTCGACGGGCACGGCGGACTGCGCACGGCAGCGGCATCCTCGGAGCGCGCGCAGGTGCTGGAGGTGTTCGCTGTCCAGACCGAGGACGGGCCCTGCATCGACTGCGTTCGCAGCGGAATTCCGATCGCCAGCGCAGACCTCACCGCCGACGCCACCCGCTGGCCGCGCTTCGCCGCCGCCGCCCGTGACTGCGGATTCCACGCCGTCCAAGCGGTTCCCATGCGGCTGCGCCGCCAGGTCATCGGCGTGCTCACCTTGCTCAAGGCCGACCGAAACGGAGTCGACGACACCAGCGCCCGGCTCGGGCAGGCACTCGCCGACGTCGCCACCATCGGCATGCTGCAACAGCGGGCGATCGAGAGCGCAGACCTGCTCTCCGAACAGCTGCAGACCGCGCTCAACAGCAGGGTCATCATCGAACAGGCCAAAGGCGTGCTCTCCACCGGCGGCGAGGGCCTCGACATGGAAACGGCGTTCACCGCTCTGCGCGGCTATGCCCGCTCCCACAACGAGCGTCTCTCCGATCTCGCCCGAGCAGTGGCCGAGGGCACCGCGGACATCCCCGCAATCCTCGCGCACCGCACCCAGCCGCAAAAGCCGGTGCATCAGAAAGGACCCCGGTTACCGGTCAGCAACCTTCCCGCCACCGCCGCTCGAGCCGAACGTGTCGCTGGTGATCCGTGA
- a CDS encoding helicase HerA-like domain-containing protein: MAEQGSAPAAEIAQGYVSEGDAVELGAVVIDGRTEAAAAVRLPLATLNRHGLVAGATGTGKTKTLQLISEQLSAAGVPVVLADVKGDLSGLSAAGEANDKLTKRAQELGDDWAPAACPVQFLSLGTGGKGSPIRATITSFGPVLLSKVLGLNETQESTLGLIFHWADQRGLALLDTKDLRSVITHLTSDEGKADLKGIGGVSSATAGVILRALSNLEAQGGEDFFGEPELDVHDLMREVDGKGVVTLLELDDLQSKPALFSTFLMWLLAELFEELPEEGDLDKPKLVFFFDEAHLLFNDASKAFLERIEQTVKLIRSKGVGVFFCTQLPTDIPNAVLSQLGARVQHALRAFTPDDQKALARTVKTYPKTPHYDLETALTSLGIGEAVVTVLSERGAPTPVAWTRLRAPRSKMGSVGDEAVAAAVASSDLHAKYSETIDRESAYEKLAARVAAPADAPPAAEAPAPAPAGKAEKEDPGLISQAMSNPAVKSFMRSAASALGREITRGLFGNRRR; this comes from the coding sequence GTGGCCGAGCAGGGGTCGGCGCCTGCGGCGGAGATCGCGCAGGGTTACGTGAGTGAGGGCGACGCGGTGGAGCTGGGCGCCGTGGTGATCGACGGGCGGACCGAGGCGGCCGCGGCCGTGCGGCTGCCGCTGGCCACGCTGAACCGCCACGGTCTGGTGGCGGGTGCGACCGGCACCGGCAAGACGAAGACGTTGCAGCTGATCTCGGAGCAGCTCTCCGCCGCCGGCGTGCCGGTGGTGCTGGCCGACGTGAAGGGCGACCTTTCGGGGCTGTCGGCGGCGGGTGAGGCGAACGACAAGCTCACGAAACGCGCGCAGGAGCTGGGTGACGACTGGGCGCCCGCCGCGTGCCCGGTGCAGTTCCTGTCGCTGGGTACCGGTGGGAAGGGCTCGCCGATCCGGGCCACGATCACGAGCTTCGGCCCGGTGCTGCTGTCCAAGGTGCTGGGCCTGAACGAGACGCAGGAGTCGACTCTCGGCCTGATCTTCCACTGGGCCGACCAGCGAGGACTGGCGCTGCTCGACACGAAGGACCTGCGGTCGGTGATCACGCACCTGACCAGCGACGAGGGCAAGGCCGACCTCAAGGGCATCGGCGGCGTCTCCTCGGCGACGGCCGGGGTGATCCTGCGCGCACTGTCCAATCTGGAGGCCCAGGGCGGCGAGGACTTCTTCGGCGAGCCCGAGCTCGACGTCCACGACCTCATGCGCGAGGTCGATGGCAAAGGTGTGGTGACGCTGCTGGAGCTGGACGACCTGCAGTCGAAGCCGGCGTTGTTCTCGACGTTCCTGATGTGGCTGCTGGCCGAGCTGTTCGAGGAGCTGCCCGAGGAGGGCGACCTCGACAAGCCGAAGCTGGTGTTCTTCTTCGACGAGGCGCACCTGTTGTTCAACGACGCGTCGAAGGCGTTCCTGGAGCGCATCGAGCAGACGGTGAAACTGATCCGGTCGAAGGGCGTCGGCGTGTTCTTCTGCACGCAGCTGCCCACGGACATCCCCAACGCGGTGCTGTCGCAGCTGGGCGCGCGGGTGCAGCACGCGCTGCGGGCGTTCACGCCGGACGACCAGAAAGCCCTGGCCAGGACGGTGAAGACGTACCCGAAGACACCGCACTACGACCTCGAGACGGCGCTGACGTCACTCGGCATCGGCGAGGCGGTCGTCACGGTGCTGTCCGAGCGGGGCGCGCCGACGCCGGTCGCGTGGACGCGGCTGCGGGCGCCGCGGTCGAAGATGGGCTCGGTCGGGGACGAGGCGGTGGCCGCGGCGGTCGCGTCGTCGGACCTGCACGCGAAGTACTCGGAGACGATCGACCGCGAGTCGGCGTACGAGAAGCTGGCGGCTCGGGTCGCGGCGCCGGCGGACGCGCCGCCTGCTGCCGAGGCCCCTGCACCGGCTCCTGCTGGGAAGGCCGAGAAGGAGGACCCCGGGCTGATCTCGCAGGCGATGAGCAACCCGGCGGTGAAGTCCTTCATGCGCTCGGCCGCGTCCGCGCTGGGGCGGGAGATCACGCGGGGGCTGTTCGGCAACCGCCGGCGATGA
- a CDS encoding NADH:flavin oxidoreductase/NADH oxidase family protein: MYDVQETILATPLTLPNGAVLANRLAKAATSEHLADRRGAPTRQLTEAYRRLAHSGAGLLISGNVMVDGSALEAQRNVVIEDARHLPELRRWAAATVGTEAKLLLQLSHAGRQSMRGLKLAGRKQDVVAPSAVPLDLGKWLFRRPRALSDVEVVALVQRFATAAQVAAEAGFAGVQLHAAHGYLLNQFLSPLVNRRDDRWGGPLENRMRFLLDVVRAIRAGAPPSFILSVKLNSADFQRGGFAPEDALVVAKALEQEGVDLLEVSGGTYESVAVVDGTPERASTRAREAYFHDFADHFARELTVPLMLTGGFRSHAAMAEAVTSGSVDLVGLARPITHDPTFPHRVLTNPATHSAAPTPKVGHKLLDDLLNSSWHQQQLARLGRGADTRPTRRPPTALLIALLTTLRDALLHS; the protein is encoded by the coding sequence ATGTACGACGTACAGGAGACCATCCTCGCCACCCCGCTCACGCTGCCCAACGGCGCCGTCCTGGCCAATCGGCTCGCGAAGGCCGCGACCAGTGAGCACCTGGCCGACCGGCGCGGCGCACCGACGCGGCAGCTCACGGAGGCCTACCGGCGGCTCGCGCACTCCGGTGCCGGCCTGCTGATCAGCGGAAACGTCATGGTCGACGGATCGGCGCTGGAGGCTCAGCGCAATGTCGTGATCGAAGACGCCCGCCACTTGCCCGAGCTGCGCCGATGGGCCGCCGCGACCGTCGGCACCGAGGCGAAGTTGCTCTTGCAGCTCTCGCACGCCGGCCGGCAGTCGATGCGCGGCCTCAAACTCGCCGGGCGGAAGCAAGACGTCGTCGCCCCGTCAGCCGTGCCCCTGGACCTGGGCAAGTGGCTGTTCCGGCGACCGCGAGCGCTCTCGGACGTGGAAGTCGTCGCACTTGTCCAGCGCTTCGCGACCGCAGCCCAGGTCGCGGCCGAAGCGGGCTTCGCCGGGGTCCAGTTGCACGCCGCGCACGGCTACCTGCTCAACCAGTTCCTGTCCCCGCTCGTCAACCGCCGTGACGACCGCTGGGGCGGCCCGCTGGAGAACCGGATGCGCTTCCTTCTGGACGTCGTCCGCGCCATCCGCGCCGGCGCGCCGCCGTCGTTCATCCTGTCGGTCAAACTCAACTCCGCCGACTTCCAACGCGGCGGCTTCGCCCCCGAAGACGCCCTCGTGGTCGCCAAGGCCCTGGAACAGGAAGGCGTCGACCTGCTCGAAGTCTCCGGTGGCACCTACGAAAGCGTCGCTGTCGTCGACGGCACGCCCGAACGCGCCTCAACCCGCGCCCGCGAGGCCTACTTCCACGACTTCGCCGACCACTTCGCCCGCGAGCTCACGGTCCCCCTCATGCTCACCGGCGGCTTCCGCTCCCACGCCGCCATGGCCGAGGCCGTCACCTCCGGCTCCGTCGACCTCGTGGGCCTGGCCCGCCCCATCACCCACGACCCGACGTTCCCCCACCGTGTCCTGACCAACCCCGCCACCCACAGCGCCGCCCCCACCCCCAAAGTCGGTCACAAACTCCTCGACGACCTGCTCAACTCCTCCTGGCACCAACAACAACTCGCGCGCCTGGGCCGCGGCGCCGACACCCGCCCCACTCGCCGCCCCCCAACCGCCCTCCTGATCGCCCTCCTAACCACCCTCCGCGACGCCCTCCTCCACTCCTAA
- the orn gene encoding oligoribonuclease, with the protein MTDHLVWIDCEMTGLDLGKDALIEIAALVTDADLNVLGEGVDIVIHTDDTTLDGMPQVVHDMHAKSGLTEEVRASAVTLAEAEQRVLDYIREHVPDPGTAPLAGNSIATDRGFISRDMPALDSHLHYRMVDVSSVKELVRRWYPRIYYAKPEKGLAHRALADIKESIGELDYYRNVAFVPQPGPTSEQAKAAAAEVQERHQS; encoded by the coding sequence GTGACCGACCACCTAGTCTGGATCGACTGCGAGATGACGGGGCTCGACCTCGGCAAAGACGCGTTGATCGAAATAGCCGCCCTCGTGACCGACGCCGACCTCAACGTCCTCGGCGAGGGAGTCGACATCGTCATCCACACCGACGACACCACGCTCGACGGCATGCCGCAGGTGGTCCACGACATGCACGCCAAGTCCGGGCTCACCGAAGAGGTCCGCGCCTCCGCGGTGACGCTCGCCGAAGCCGAGCAGCGCGTGCTCGACTACATCCGCGAGCACGTCCCCGACCCCGGCACAGCCCCGCTGGCAGGCAACTCCATCGCCACCGACCGCGGCTTCATCTCCCGCGACATGCCGGCGCTCGACAGCCACCTGCATTACCGCATGGTCGACGTGTCGTCGGTCAAGGAACTCGTCCGGCGCTGGTACCCGCGGATCTACTACGCGAAGCCCGAGAAGGGCCTCGCCCACCGCGCGCTCGCCGACATCAAGGAATCCATCGGCGAACTCGACTACTACCGCAACGTCGCCTTCGTCCCCCAACCCGGGCCGACCAGCGAACAAGCCAAAGCCGCGGCCGCCGAAGTGCAGGAACGCCACCAAAGCTGA
- a CDS encoding acyl-CoA desaturase — protein MTTSRPISPGPAVGGPDGSLKHVAPAEAGFSDLQRVVARAGLLGRRRGYYAVKISLTLLAFAGGCAAFAVLGDTWWQLVTAGFFAVMSTQLAFIGHDAGHRQIFRSRQANNTVGYVHAGLVGISYGWWIDKRNRHHTSPNHEEDDPDLDIPMLAFTSGQSRDRKWFVRFTAKYQAFLFLPLLLLEGLNLHWASIATVGQGKVKARKLEATLLVLHTAVYLAAIFLVLSPPVALAFIAVHQGLWGVYMGCSFAPGHKGMPTYTEGASPDFLRKQVLSSRNVRGGAMVDFVLGGLNYQVEHHLFPSMPRTNLRATQRLVQQFCAQHSIEYTQCGLLRSYGHALQHLHRVSAPLRARSAVGGSA, from the coding sequence ATGACCACGTCCCGACCGATTTCGCCCGGCCCCGCCGTCGGTGGCCCCGACGGTTCCTTGAAACACGTGGCCCCCGCCGAAGCCGGCTTCTCCGACCTGCAGCGGGTCGTGGCACGCGCCGGCCTGCTGGGACGGCGCCGCGGGTACTACGCCGTCAAGATCAGCCTGACACTCCTGGCCTTCGCCGGTGGGTGTGCCGCTTTCGCTGTGCTGGGCGACACGTGGTGGCAGCTGGTCACGGCCGGGTTTTTCGCGGTGATGTCCACCCAGCTTGCCTTCATCGGCCACGACGCCGGCCACCGGCAGATCTTCCGCTCCCGGCAGGCCAACAACACCGTCGGCTACGTCCACGCCGGACTCGTCGGCATCAGCTACGGCTGGTGGATCGACAAGCGCAACCGTCATCACACCAGCCCGAACCACGAAGAGGACGACCCCGACCTCGACATCCCCATGCTGGCGTTCACCTCCGGCCAGTCCCGCGACCGGAAGTGGTTCGTCCGCTTCACCGCCAAGTACCAGGCGTTCCTGTTCCTCCCGTTGCTGCTGCTCGAAGGGCTCAACCTGCACTGGGCCAGCATCGCCACCGTCGGGCAGGGCAAAGTCAAGGCCCGCAAGCTGGAGGCAACGCTGTTGGTGCTGCACACGGCTGTGTACCTGGCCGCGATATTCCTCGTTCTGTCCCCGCCGGTGGCGTTGGCGTTCATCGCCGTGCACCAAGGGCTGTGGGGGGTGTACATGGGCTGTTCCTTCGCGCCAGGGCACAAGGGCATGCCCACCTACACCGAGGGCGCCAGCCCGGACTTCCTGCGCAAGCAGGTACTCAGCAGCCGCAACGTCCGGGGCGGTGCGATGGTCGACTTCGTGCTCGGCGGGCTGAATTACCAGGTGGAACACCACCTGTTCCCGAGCATGCCCCGCACCAACCTGCGGGCCACTCAGCGCTTGGTCCAGCAATTCTGCGCCCAGCACAGCATCGAGTACACCCAGTGCGGCCTCCTGCGGTCCTACGGCCACGCCCTGCAGCACCTGCACCGGGTCAGCGCGCCGCTGCGCGCCAGGAGCGCCGTGGGTGGCTCCGCGTGA
- a CDS encoding ANTAR domain-containing protein, with product MSTERYVELLALLRADHSDPAALLRRVSGLCVDLCAVTGAAMTVQGGDDGTAQALACATDATSLVLDDLQRTVGEGPGPAAHERGGPTLVADLATAEARWPGFTPGARAAGVAAVFSFPLHIGAVRLGTLDLYRTTAGSLNRTELRDALALADIATHTVLDDLRSPDPMDIGWLSDIHAVVHQATGVVTAQLNVTMRDALLLIRAHAYSHQTPLDQVSHQIISYRLRLGTGE from the coding sequence ATGAGTACCGAACGATACGTCGAGCTGCTGGCCCTGCTCCGCGCCGACCACAGCGACCCGGCGGCCCTGCTGCGGCGGGTGTCCGGCCTCTGCGTCGACTTGTGCGCGGTCACTGGCGCCGCGATGACTGTTCAAGGCGGCGACGATGGCACTGCGCAGGCATTGGCGTGCGCGACCGACGCGACCAGCCTGGTCCTCGACGACCTGCAGCGCACGGTCGGCGAAGGCCCCGGGCCGGCGGCGCACGAACGCGGCGGCCCCACCCTGGTCGCCGATCTGGCAACTGCGGAGGCCCGCTGGCCCGGATTCACCCCCGGAGCCCGAGCTGCCGGCGTGGCCGCGGTGTTCTCGTTCCCGCTGCACATCGGCGCGGTCCGGCTCGGGACGCTCGACCTGTACCGCACCACCGCGGGCTCCCTGAACCGGACCGAGCTGCGGGACGCGCTGGCACTGGCCGACATCGCCACGCACACAGTCCTCGACGATCTGCGCAGCCCGGACCCGATGGACATCGGCTGGCTCTCCGATATCCACGCCGTGGTCCACCAAGCCACCGGAGTCGTCACCGCGCAGTTGAACGTGACAATGCGCGACGCGCTTTTGCTCATCCGCGCCCACGCCTACTCCCACCAGACACCCCTCGACCAGGTGTCCCACCAGATCATCAGCTACCGCCTTCGACTCGGGACAGGAGAGTGA
- a CDS encoding tyrosine-type recombinase/integrase — MQYGWETGESGPKTTSSEGLVALDAGTVIVLKAHLASQDEARARLGAAWVESGLLFTQPDGSPLHPADVTARFQELTRQAGLPPIRLHDLRHTAASLALEAGADMKVVQNMLRHSSITVTADAYTTVLPEVALAAAEATAKIIPRTATRQLGHRTDHCGQ; from the coding sequence GTGCAGTACGGCTGGGAGACCGGGGAGTCGGGTCCCAAGACCACCTCGTCTGAAGGCCTCGTCGCATTGGACGCCGGCACTGTCATCGTGCTCAAGGCGCACCTCGCCAGCCAGGATGAGGCGCGGGCCCGGCTCGGCGCCGCCTGGGTCGAGAGCGGACTGCTGTTCACCCAGCCTGATGGCAGCCCGTTGCACCCGGCGGACGTGACTGCCCGGTTCCAGGAACTCACCCGCCAGGCTGGGTTGCCGCCGATCCGGCTGCATGACCTGCGCCACACGGCGGCGAGCTTGGCGCTGGAGGCGGGGGCGGATATGAAGGTCGTGCAGAACATGCTGAGGCATTCGTCGATCACGGTGACCGCCGACGCCTACACGACCGTGTTGCCCGAAGTCGCACTCGCGGCCGCCGAGGCCACAGCCAAAATCATCCCGCGGACGGCAACGCGACAGCTCGGGCACCGCACCGACCATTGTGGACAGTGA
- a CDS encoding site-specific DNA-methyltransferase translates to MGLEPSADDYIENLRALFSAARRVLTARATVWINLGDSYSTNSDGYWCVAPGEFGQPRYRPRADVLHKNLLGMPWRPALAMQDDGWLLRSAIVWHKPHTTPTPIQDRLATRHEMVFLFVTQPDYFFDLDAIRQSHTDDHALRRRAHRGGTHNTAPRPWPWTPGYSQRCRNPGNVWTIPPDRTRAGHQAPSPSEIPGRCIAAGSPPGGHVFDPFSGGGTTGVTARALGRHYIGIDTNPAYHRIAMRRLGLDCDWLRGTSATAFGSSKQGSRRGALAGGVSLQERGWFLRSAVVWEKPNARPESVRDRLAQRYEMVFLLAQSGTHQFWSCGSAAEDGTDLWQVSAGRSRTGHPAAGTLEIARRCVRLGCPGGDVVLDPFCGSGTTGVAALEQGCSFVGIDLARPARRWHTADSLISGPPREARGIRGGCDDGGRRGCVARSSGLDDGGAGFADWADDGVRVGA, encoded by the coding sequence ATTGGGCTGGAGCCGAGTGCGGACGATTACATCGAGAATCTTCGTGCGTTGTTCTCCGCGGCCCGGAGGGTGCTTACTGCGCGGGCCACGGTGTGGATCAACCTTGGTGACAGCTACTCCACCAATTCCGATGGCTACTGGTGCGTTGCGCCCGGCGAGTTCGGGCAGCCGCGTTACCGGCCGCGTGCGGATGTGCTGCACAAGAATCTGCTCGGTATGCCGTGGCGGCCGGCGTTGGCGATGCAGGACGACGGGTGGCTCTTGCGCTCGGCGATCGTCTGGCACAAGCCCCACACCACGCCCACTCCCATCCAGGACCGTCTCGCCACCCGCCACGAGATGGTCTTCCTGTTCGTCACGCAGCCCGACTACTTCTTCGACCTTGACGCGATCCGACAATCGCACACCGACGACCATGCCCTGCGCCGCCGTGCCCACCGCGGCGGCACCCACAACACCGCACCTCGACCTTGGCCGTGGACACCAGGCTATAGCCAGCGGTGCCGTAATCCGGGCAACGTGTGGACCATCCCACCCGACCGCACACGAGCCGGGCATCAGGCTCCCTCACCGTCGGAGATCCCAGGCCGTTGCATCGCGGCCGGATCTCCACCCGGCGGCCACGTCTTCGACCCGTTCAGCGGCGGTGGCACCACCGGAGTCACCGCCCGCGCACTCGGCCGGCACTACATCGGCATCGACACCAACCCCGCCTACCACCGGATCGCGATGCGCCGGCTCGGGCTCGACTGCGACTGGCTACGGGGTACATCGGCCACCGCATTCGGCTCATCGAAGCAAGGATCTCGTCGGGGTGCCCTGGCGGGTGGTGTTTCCTTGCAGGAGCGCGGTTGGTTCTTGCGGAGCGCGGTGGTGTGGGAGAAGCCGAATGCGCGGCCGGAGAGTGTGCGCGATCGGCTTGCCCAGCGCTACGAGATGGTGTTCTTGCTGGCGCAGTCGGGAACGCACCAGTTCTGGTCCTGTGGCTCGGCGGCTGAGGATGGGACGGATCTGTGGCAGGTGTCGGCGGGTCGTTCCCGCACTGGGCATCCGGCGGCGGGGACGTTGGAGATCGCCCGGCGTTGTGTCCGTCTGGGTTGTCCGGGTGGCGATGTCGTGCTCGATCCGTTCTGCGGCAGCGGGACCACGGGCGTTGCTGCGCTGGAGCAGGGGTGTTCGTTCGTCGGCATCGACCTTGCCCGGCCGGCCAGGCGATGGCACACCGCCGACTCGCTGATATCGGGGCCGCCGCGTGAAGCCCGGGGAATCCGTGGCGGATGTGATGACGGTGGCCGACGTGGCTGCGTTGCCCGCAGTAGTGGACTTGATGACGGCGGCGCAGGTTTTGCGGATTGGGCGGACGACGGCGTACGCGTTGGCGCGTGA
- a CDS encoding WhiB family transcriptional regulator: MTHGWRRGTAVVDSWDWQLRGACRGLDSALFFHPDGERGRVKAERVARAKQICHSCPVLAQCRAHALVTQEVYGVWGGLSETDRRAARPSADSLPAP, translated from the coding sequence GTGACTCACGGCTGGCGACGTGGCACCGCCGTGGTGGACAGCTGGGACTGGCAGCTGCGAGGCGCCTGCCGCGGGCTTGACAGCGCCCTGTTCTTCCACCCCGACGGCGAACGTGGCCGCGTCAAAGCCGAGCGGGTGGCCCGGGCCAAGCAGATCTGCCACAGCTGCCCGGTGCTGGCGCAGTGCCGCGCGCACGCGCTGGTGACCCAGGAGGTCTACGGCGTGTGGGGCGGGCTGTCCGAAACCGATCGCCGGGCAGCACGGCCGAGCGCTGACAGCCTGCCCGCGCCATGA